ACCAATGAAGGATCTTTAGCACAGGCACAAAATCACCAGAGAAGTATTTAGAGATGAAAGTCACGAGGAAGATTGCTTATGAGGGGGAGGGAACCATAGGTAGGAACGTTCATTTGGAAGGACTTTGTGTGGTGAGGGGCTCAAGCCAGGTCCACCCTGAGTATGGGATCCTACCTTTAGAGAACACACCTGGGGCTTCTGCACACAAGTGCAGGCAGAGTGTTGGACGCCTTCATTATCATCTAAAGAGAagcaaggagaggaagggagtaTGATGCTCATTTGATGCCCATGTTGGGGATCAGGGTTTGGGCCCCAGTGCACtgcaggtggggagtgggggaagtgGGCTCTGAAAGCAGGTGCCATCCCCTCCCAGGCCTCTAATCTCCTTTTCCCATTCCCTCAGGCCAAACTGCAGGGGCATGTGGAACCACTGAGGAAGCACCTAGAGGCTGTGCAGAAGATGAAGGCCAAGGAGGAGAGGCGGGTGACAGAGCTGAAGGTGGGTGGATGTCATTGATGGGGCTGATTGGCTCTGTGGGCAGGGAAGTTGGGCTACCTACTCTCAAAAGCAGTGACTAGATTCCCTGAAACGGGCAGCCAAAGTCTAGGAGAGAAGTAGACACCTTCTCAGGATCCTGAAGAGAGAGGGGCTTTAGAAGTAGGGGGCGTGTTTGTTCCTAGGTTCCAAAATGCCTAATTTAGATCTGGTACAGAGAGGTTGGGGCCCTGGCCCAAGGTTGCAAAGCAGGCTTACCACCCAGACACCTCACTCTAGGCCTAGTGCCCACCACACCAGATAGCACAGAGGACAGAAATGGACAAGGAAAATCCACATAACAGCTGTTAACAGCTGTCAGAGAAGTCCCAGGTCCCAGAATAGATGGCAGAGCAGCCCTGAGCAGAAGAAGGGGGGCCAGGGTGTTTCATGGAGTATAGAAATTTGTGAATGTTAGCATTGCAGAGACCTAGTCTTTTCTGGTCCAGTGTTTCTCAGCTGTTTTTCATCATTGATTACTCCTCCCCAAggattatttttagatattttttccccaaacatcacccccacccccaactttgtACCTGTTTTTGTAAGGTCAGCAGGCACTGAGAATGGCCTGGCACTGAGCTTTGGAGACAAAGCCAGGATGTCCTTCTTAATCTGACCTCTTTCCTCATTACTCCCATGCCTACCACCCTGGCCAGtgcaggggagggagtgggggaggtagGAGGGGGGTCTTGCCACTTCCTAGGTCTTGTGCTTATCTTTGTCACCTACATGTTAGGAATTCTGTTGCTGGCAACTGCCAGGCACTGAGTGGTGGCATCTGAGATTGGGAGTCAGGGAGTCTTCTTGCCTCTAGCCAGATGCTCAGATTGAGACTCCTGGGGTCCTGAATTACAGAGAGCTGTCAGGATCTGAGTGTCACTGAGGGTGAAACTGacttccttcccctctctggccTGTCACTCTTTGTCCCAAGAATGTCATTAGCTGATGATATCTGGGTGGAATGTGTGCCCACTGTCTGGGATTGCCCAGTCCAGGCAGATGGGGTGTGAGTGGGCAGAAGTTTTCTCTCCTTACAAATAGAAGTACCTACAATGATACCCATGATTTTGCCTCTTGGCtcttaaagtataaaatgttaattGGCCATTTACAAGAAAAGTTGCCAGACTCCTCATCTAGAAGGATTAGGTGACTTATTCTAAGTACCTACTCTGTGGTTGGCACTCTTCCAGGTCTGAGGACCCTGTGACAAATAGCGATAGAGCTTATGCAGTGGTGGAAAAGGATGCTAAATACAACATTTCAAATTAAGATTAATGCCATGATATGCAATGATATTTATGGGCATGGCCCTAATTTAGATATAGAGGGGCGGGAAGACTTCCCTCAGGGAATATTTTTAAGCTTAGACCTGACGAACAAATCAAGTTAATTAGCCAGTGTGGAGATAAGTTGGAAGCAGGAGTTGTTGAGTTTGAGACTAGTGTGCTGGGGGTGTGGGAGTGGTGCCTGGTaaggctgggaggtggggaagggttTAGGGGCTACTTTCCATTTGGGATGTAGGGCTCCGATACCTTGGATTGAGGGGCAGCAGTTGCAAAATTGGAAGTTTATGTTTCTGTGTGTTGAGGTGGTATCCACCATCCCCTTTGCATCATCCCAGAGCCAGATGAAGTCAGAGTTGGCAGCTGTGGCCTCGGAGTTTGGACGGCTGACACGGTTTCTGGCTGAAGAACAGGCAGGGTTGGAGCGGCGCCTCCGGGAGATGCATGAAGCCCAGCTAGGGCGTGCAGGAGCAGCGGCCAGCCGCCTGGCGGAGCAGGCTGCCCAGCTGAGCCGCCTGCTGGCGGAGGCCCAGGAGCGGAGCCAGCAGGGGGGTCTACGGCTGCTCCAGGTGAGCAgtgctcccttccctctctccccctcccaccaaaCCCTGTAGTTACTCTGTCAGGCAGTGCTTACTAAACATCTGTCCAGAGCTGCCTTTCTTCTCATTGGGAGGAACCCACAATGACCAAAAGGTTTTTTTGAGGCTGGGGACAGAGTTAATGCCAAGTGTGtggcaggagaaaagaaagaagtttcaaTTGTAGATGAGGGTTTTAAAGGAGAGTTAAGGAAGAATTTTTGACAGATATCCTGAAAAAGATGACCAAGTCACTTTGTGAACATTGTTTTACTGGGGTTGAAAATTATGCTATTGGTTTTGGAGCAAgagttgctgaatgaatgaatcagctGTGTTGAGGCATAGGGATGATTGAGATATATGCTTACTGAGGGCCTTAGGGTGCTTTTTCTTACTCCCTGTTCAAGTTCAGTCGTTTCTCTGGCTGGAATCAGATTGGGAGAAAGGAGCTGTCTCTGTGCAGCtgactctctctttgtctcttttttccctctccctctttttgttATTCCCAGGACATCAAGGAGACTTTCAATAGGTGTGTTGCCACCCTTTATCCTCTGTGACCCAGTGGCATCTGGTTCCCCATCCCTACTTCTGTTGGATATCCCgctcctttccttccccaggaCCCGAGTTTCTGCCTCCTggaccctcctctccttcccctcagcttctgctcttccctctgggaATATCATGGTCCCACCCCCTGCCCGGTCCCCCTTCCTCCAGGTGTGAAGAGGTACAGCTGCAGCCCCCAGAGGTCTGGTCCCCTGACCCGTGTCAACCCCATAGCCATGACTTCTTGACAGATGCCATCGTGAGGAAAATGAGCCGGATGTTCTGTCAGGCTGCCCGAGGTAGGGAGGTCACCTGTACGACCTTCCTTTGCCTTTCACTTCACACACCTGAGATTAGGTTCTGAGGGGGAAGTTGAATCCTGAGGGAAGCTTGGGGCTGAGGTGGAGCAGGGTACAGGCAGGCCATATGGGGCTTTAAGCCACGAGTAGCTTTTGTCCTAGTCCGGGTAGGTagtggtgggggaagaggaggaggggtagCAAGAAGAgccagggccagagggaggaCCTGTCCACAGGAACTCAATTCTGGCCTCTtaggatggggtggggtgaggtcagctagaagggggagagaaaaagtgagggggaaggcaggaaggaggcaggaaggcagaggggaggacAACAGGAAAGGCCGAATCTTAAAAAGAGTTTATATTGATTGGGGAACAAGTTGTTCCAGCCTTGGCATATTTGTCCTCCCCCCTTCTCAAGTGGACCTGACGCTGGACCCTGACACGGCTCACCCAGCCCTGATGCTGTCCCCTGACCGCCGGGGGGTTCGTCTGGCAGAGCGGCGGCAGGAGGTTGCTGACCATTCCAAACGCTTCTCAGCCGACTGCTGTGTATTAGGGGCCCAAGGCTTCCGTTCTGGCCGGCACTACTGGGAGGTAGAGGTGGGCGGGCGGCGGGGTTGGGCGGTGGGCGCTGCCCGTGAATCGACCCATCATAAGGAGAAAGTGGGCTCTGGGGGGTCCTCTGTGGGCGGTGGGGATGCCAGCTCCTCGCGCCATCACcatcgccgccgccgcctccaccTACCCCAACAGCCCCTGCTCCAGAGGGAAGTGTGGTGTGTGGGCACCAACGGCAAACGCTACCAGGCACAGAGCTCAACGGAGCAGACACTGCTGAGCCCAAGTGAGAAACCACGGCGCTTTGGTGTATACCTGGACTATGAGGCTGGGCGCCTGGGCTTCTACAATGCGGAGACTTTAGCCCATGTGCATACCTTCTCAGCTGCTTTCCTGGGCGAGCGTGTCTTCCCTTTCTTTCGGGTGCTCTCCAAGGGCACCCGTATCAAGCTCTGCCCTTGATTAGCCTGCCACCCGCAGGGGCCCCTCTGGTTAGCACTTGGGGGGCgggtggtggtggagggtggCCCGTAAGTTTGGGGGCTCAAAGGCTCCTTCCAATGTTTGTTGCTTCCTGCTCCTTTGACCcaggcccgcttctccctctaggAGCCTAAAGAACCCTCCTGGCCTGCAGCTCGGCCTTCTCTCACCTGCAATGTCTGTCCAACAGGTCTGCATGGGTCCCTGATGAGAACAGCTGCTTggttttccttccctctgtccacCCAGGGGTCTGAGTTTTGAGTAGGGGATGAAGGGAGATTTAACTCCATTACTTAACTTCCCTTTCCCTGCTCTTCAACCTTAGTGCCCAGGCTGGGGTACTTGGGCAAGATTCAGGTCTGCCCCTATTCCAATTCCGTTTTCTGATGCAAATTTTAGCTGAGGGATTTGGAAGCTTTTTTGGGGGAGGCAGGTTGGGCAAAAGGGTAGAGCTGGGTAATAAATGTCTACTCTAGGGGAAGTAGGAGGGATTCAAAACTCCTTCCATCCCCAAATTCTACCTCCATAGACTGGCCACATTTTAGCTTGAGATATAGATTGGTTGACATGATCGAAACTAGATACCATTGTATCacccaataaattattttctcccccttccttttttccagCACTCAAACTAGGAATAAAGCTCACCCCACCCAACTCCTTTAGGTCTTTTTCACTGCCAggctcctttcccctttgttcagTGGAGTTCCTTGTGTCAGTTTTCAGCCTCATGTCTTTAGTTCTCTCCATTTGGTGAGCCCTGACcaggagcctggggacaggggtTTGGATCCCCAGAAGAGCCTTGggtataatatatttttctagtaaCCCTTTGCCTTCTGTCACTTGTCAGCTTTTGTCCTCTACTTTGATGGCAGAGGTCAATTTATGTTCctggggaaaagggaagagggGTTGTGTTGtggaaataaaaaagtttatttgcttcttttgtgGAGTCCTTTCCTTTAGATgagcaaaaaagaatgagaacaattTCTTCCATAAGCCAGGCCTAATAAATGATGCATTTCAGTGATAACTGCCTTTTGCACTGGTCACATTTgggaagtcctttttttttttttaaacctagtgCAATCTTATTTCCAtattgtgatagtcacacacacacaccccctgaGTGACCCAGTTTTTTAATTGGCACCCTCCCTCTTCAGGATACAGTTGAAGATCATCTGCTGATCATTGCTGTTTTGTGTATATTAATGCTCTGAGGCTTTAGGACTACAGTTTTCCTAAGACTCTTGACATTTCCCAAATCTGAGATTGTATCTTGCTGAAATACCATGATAAAAttgaaggaaatggaaatggaagatcTCTATAGGCTATTTCAAAAGTATATTACTTAGATAGCTACCACTTGAGCAAAAGCCAGGTGTGATTAAGAGTTCAAAATACTGTGTTTTATAATACTGCTTTGAGGAATTATCTGTTCAATTATTTATGTCATAAAGCTAGAACTGAGGTTTTACGATTCCTAAAGAACATTTTCTGCAAGCTTAGAGGATTTATACCTGAGACACAAGTCATTGTGATGCAATACAGCATTAGAAGGTAGcttatcagagaaaaacaaacaagtcaGAAAACCAATGTTTTATTCCTAAAGTTCTGCCATCATTTCTAGCGGGTGCCGATGGTCACCTGCCACACACGCACCAGGTTGTCGGTGTAGCCAGCAAACAGAGTCTGCAAGGGAGAAAGGACAGCGACAGGTCATGTCAGAGTCACAGAACTCTGCATTTCTAGTAAAAAGATGGCCTTTTAAGATCACCAATCCTTGAACCATCAGGTTGTAGGTGGTATGTATTCCAAGAGAAGGTAATTAATAATCACTGCTAGATCGATCAATTTTCCTTCCAATGCCAGAACATGTACTCTGTTCACTGACAGTTAATCTGGTCCTCCCAAATCAACCTGGCTAATTTTATCACTTTACTTTATGTCAAAGACACACCaagaataaaggaagagagaaaaggtagAAGCCAAGTCACTTCAGAGACTCACTTACCTGGCCATCAGCAGACCAGGCCAGAGAGGTACACTGGGGTGGCTCTGCCTTGCTGCTGGTACTGATAACTTCTTGCTTTAGTTCATCTACAATGATCTTGCCTTCCAAGTCCTGGGGAATGGGCAAAATCAGGATAAGGAGGGACTCTGCTACAGGCATCCAGTTGGGAGTAGAGGCTGAGTATGTTACTGAACAGCCTAAAATACAGGaatgcctccccctgcccccagaacAGTCTAGATCAACTTGTGCTGAAGTTGAGTAAGTTGTCATCCCCCTTAGTAGACAAGTGTCTGCCACCACTGCAGATCCCAGTCTTGGAAAGCTGTTACCTTGCTCTTCCTGGATCTCCACTGCTAGCCGCATGGTTAGCAGGTATTCAGAAAGCTCAAATCCCAGCAGTGACAGATCAGGAAATCACAACATTACCAGGACTCAGAGAGTACAGCCAGGTGTTCAGCCTTAACTGTAGCCCACACTCACCCAGATCTTGATGCTGGGGCCCGTGGCAGCACATAGCCAGTATCGGTTAGGACTGAAGCATAGGGCATTGATGATGTCTCCACCATCAAGTGTATAAAGGTGCTTGCCTTCATTGAGATCCCACAGCATGGCTTGGCCATCCTGGGAAGACAGGAAAGGTGAGTCAGGGCAATATGAAACCCATTGCAGTTGTTAATCTTAACtgcctcaaaaattttttttattacttaacaGTCCCCCTTCCCCCGCAAACTTCCCAAAAACTAATGAATGATTCAAATACCAATATTTATCTCTGAATGCCTTTCCTTTAATGCAGGGCACCTCACCAACCCTACGATGTCTCTGACAACTTCTAAATAAATCAGTTCTGAAAAGAACAATCAGTTCTGAAAAGAACAGTTTCAAGAAACCAGCTTTACTGAaaacaatctttttctttaaaacagtaTGCCTTATCTATGTCATTTCCAGGAAGCAATCTTAAGATATTTATTCTTGGTTGCTACCTCaatatcttaaatatctttttaaaacagtcCCTCACTGAGTAGTAAACTCCCAGTTTCTGAATACCTTCCCtccagaagcacagagagatcCATCCGGAGAGACGGTCACGGTGTTCAAGTAGCCCGTGTGGCCGATGTGATTGGTCTTCAGCTTGCAGTTTGCCAGGTTCCATACCTAGGTTTGGTAAGGTGGAGGGTAAAAGGTGAAGAATCTGGCTCTGAACCAACTGGGGTCAGGACTGCTCAGGACAAAAAAGGCACgatttacttaatttaaaagcATTCCAGGACAGGGTGACCATTTTTCATTCTATCagtaacaaaaatgttaaaaagaatttGTCTTGGTCACCTAAGGGACAATCAAGATTAAAAAAGGTAACAAATGTTCTATGTGTTGCTTTATGAGGGACACTGGGCTTCATGAGCTACTTCAGACCAAATATCAAAAACCACTGGCCTGTACTTAGAAGAGTGCAACAGGAAAAGTGAACCGAGGGACAAAGCTTTCAAACTTAGATCCTATGACCACctgagaggcagtgggagaacaTTCTGGCTGGTGAAGGCCCTATACCCTGGCTCCAAGCTCACCTTGACCAACTTGTCCCAACCACAGGAGACAATGATGGGATTGCTGCTATTAGGTGAAAATCGGACACAAGACACCCACTCTGAATGGCTCTCGTCCTGCAGAGGATggaaaagaaattagagaaagtaTCCTGTCTCCATGAAACCAGAACCTCACCTTCCCTCAGTTACATGGAAGTGTTCACAACCCTAGAACCCAAACCATTAATATCAAGAGCTCCCTTTATAGAGTCCAGGCCAGGCTTAAAATCACCTTAAAGCCAAGGTTAAGAAGGGTGGGAGAGAAGTTTCTACATGTGCCTTCAGTTACCTGTACGGTGTACTTGCATACACCCAGGGTATTCCATAGCTTGATAGTTTTATCTCGCGACCCAGAAACAATTTGCCGGTTGTCGGAGGAGAAGGCCACACTCAGCACATCCTTGGTATGTCCTACAAATCTGCGTGTGGTGGTACCCCTGAGGAGGAGGACGTGGTCAGTCTCTAGATGCCTCAAACACTCTTCCACATCAGAATGTTTCCCTGGTCTGTTCCTGTCTCACTGGAGCTGCCATTACTCACATGACCCTGGACATAGGTCTGATCACAACAGGCCCATGGTTGAGCATATATGAGAGTATCCCTTCAGAATTGCAGGACATGTCCTCACTCCCACGTAGGGATTGGCTGACAATGTCATCTGTCATCACTGGGATGCTCATTATGCCCGGCCATCCAAGTACTGAGCTCCCAAGATAAAACATGTTCAACACTTGCCTACTCCCAACCACAGTATGTGGTAAAACTCAACCAGCCCACTCCTCTAACAATTCTGCATAACTAATTAAACCAGCAAGGATAGAAGCCAAACAATCCCAACTACCTTTTCTAGGTACTTTCTTGCCTTAAGTACCCACAATGAACCTCAATCTCCCTTGGAAACCACCGCCCAACAGCATCTACCTCATTTTTGCCTAGCCTTTGCCCAGTGTCCCAGAGTTAAATGAGCAGCTACTTGCGTTGTGAGATCCCAGAGACgaagggttccatcccaggagcctgagaggGCAAACTGGCCATCTGAGGAGATGACCACGTCACTAACAAAGTGGGAATGACCCCGAAGAGCACGCTGTGGGATGCCATAGTTAGTCTCATCCCTAGTCAGCTTCCACATGATGATCGTCTTATCTAAGGagaggtaaaaaagaaaactcagtgaGTTAACAGCCCACTTGCTGACCTACTGGATAATCCAGGATCCCTCAGTGTCATCGGTGGACTTAAAAGGTAACAAATTAAGGACTCTCAAGGGGGAAGAACTACAGGGTGTGAGCTGTTACTAGTCAAGGCCAAGGTGATTGGCTATTCAAAAAAGATTCAAGTAGAACTAAGCAATGCCATGAAAATTAAACTCTGGTGTGCAGAACTTTAGCATATTATGGATGCCCCTTTCTGACAGATCAATTCAATTCTTGGAGTCTGATCTGAGGTCTAAAGCATAAACACTGCTGCTTGGCTGTGGGATTCCTACAATCACTAATGGCTGCATTCGGAAAAATTGCTTTACATCCTACCTGACTGGATGCTTTCACTGAAACGTGTTAGTAACAACAAGTTTTCCAATTACTCTCCAAACATGATCCTGGCCTCAGACTATTTTTTAATAGTGTGGGGGCCAGCAAAAGGCACAAGAAGCCTCCGAATGCTGCCAGGTTCAGTGAATGAAAAGAAACGAGGGGAGTTCTTGCAGTCTATCCACTAAGCACGGGCCGGGCGTAAGCTCAGAAACAGCCTCTGGTTCTCAGCACAGGTACTCAGATGGCATGTTGGCATCATCACCGCTCCGCCCGACCCCGTATCTCCTGAGCACACTCAGCTACACACCTACACACATCTGCGAGAAGATGGGCAAGAAATAAAACCCCAACCCTGCAATCCTCCTGGCGACCACGAGCTGACCTAGGTCTCCGTCTCTGCCAAGCGGGGATGGTTCGCGGGTTTATCCAAGCGGAGGCCGTGGCCCGGGTCCGCATGCCCCAACTCACACCCGGACGGAGTATTCCAAGTCGCCAAGCGACACGCGCAACCCACTTATCCCTCAATCCTTTGCCCCGCACCTTAGCCCGTACCTCGAGAAGCAGACAGTATCATGTCTGGGAATTGGGGAGTGGTGGCGATCTGAGTCACCCAGCCATTATGGCCCTTGAGGGTGCCACGAAGTGTCATCTGCTCAGTCATAGCGGCGGCGAGAGCGAGTGTCGCCGCGGCGACAAGGATGGAGATGGATAGTTCAGAAGGACTAGCAGCACAGCCGCTCCCGACAAGGCCCtccagaggaaaagaaggaaaaggtcCCCGCCGGAACCGGAAATACCCTCCCGTTCGAGCAAAAATGGCGGCCCCCGTTATTCACTCCTGCCTAAGATGGCGGCGCCTCGTAAGTCAAAAGGCGAGATGAAATGGCAAAACTTTATGGTCGCCTCCGCCATGCAACATAATTTGGCAGTGCCATGCCAAGTCATTCTGAAACCAACTCCACCAGGTGTTTAAAAAGGCCCCTCAAACATCCACTGAGGCGTGATGTATAAGAAGACGAAGAGGGGACGGGCACAGACAGCATGTTCCCATAAGGAACATCCGGCGCCTTCCCTGCCCCCACGTGGCACAGCGCGAGCCCTGCCTTTTCCGCTTGGTGGTCTGAAGGGCCAGGCTGAGGGAGCTCAATTTCGAGGTGAGAACTGCCAGTAACGGtaaggaatatgaaaaatatggtATTCAGTTTTTGAAATACACTGTACTTAGGTGAACCAGTAAACTCTGACTGATTTC
This portion of the Canis lupus dingo isolate Sandy chromosome 11, ASM325472v2, whole genome shotgun sequence genome encodes:
- the TRIM41 gene encoding E3 ubiquitin-protein ligase TRIM41 isoform X4 is translated as MAAVAMAPNPVQTLQEEAVCAICLDYFTDPVSIGCGHNFCRVCVTQLWGGEDEEDRDELDREEDEEDGEEEEVEAVGAGGGWDTPMRDEDYEGDMEEEVEEEEEGVFWTSGMGGSNWDNMDYVWEEEDEEEDLDYYLGDMEEDLRGEDEEDEEEVLEEDEEEELDPVTPLPPPPAPRRCFTCPQCRKSFPRRSFRPNLQLANMVQVIRQMHPTPGRGSRGSEQGICPKHQEALKLFCEVDEEAICVVCRESRSHKQHSVVPLEEVVQEYKAKLQGHVEPLRKHLEAVQKMKAKEERRVTELKVVSTIPFASSQSQMKSELAAVASEFGRLTRFLAEEQAGLERRLREMHEAQLGRAGAAASRLAEQAAQLSRLLAEAQERSQQGGLRLLQDIKETFNRCEEVQLQPPEVWSPDPCQPHSHDFLTDAIVRKMSRMFCQAARVDLTLDPDTAHPALMLSPDRRGVRLAERRQEVADHSKRFSADCCVLGAQGFRSGRHYWEVEEPKEPSWPAARPSLTCNVCPTGLHGSLMRTAAWFSFPLSTQGSEF
- the TRIM41 gene encoding E3 ubiquitin-protein ligase TRIM41 isoform X1, encoding MAAVAMAPNPVQTLQEEAVCAICLDYFTDPVSIGCGHNFCRVCVTQLWGGEDEEDRDELDREEDEEDGEEEEVEAVGAGGGWDTPMRDEDYEGDMEEEVEEEEEGVFWTSGMGGSNWDNMDYVWEEEDEEEDLDYYLGDMEEDLRGEDEEDEEEVLEEDEEEELDPVTPLPPPPAPRRCFTCPQCRKSFPRRSFRPNLQLANMVQVIRQMHPTPGRGSRGSEQGICPKHQEALKLFCEVDEEAICVVCRESRSHKQHSVVPLEEVVQEYKAKLQGHVEPLRKHLEAVQKMKAKEERRVTELKSQMKSELAAVASEFGRLTRFLAEEQAGLERRLREMHEAQLGRAGAAASRLAEQAAQLSRLLAEAQERSQQGGLRLLQDIKETFNRCEEVQLQPPEVWSPDPCQPHSHDFLTDAIVRKMSRMFCQAARVDLTLDPDTAHPALMLSPDRRGVRLAERRQEVADHSKRFSADCCVLGAQGFRSGRHYWEVEVGGRRGWAVGAARESTHHKEKVGSGGSSVGGGDASSSRHHHRRRRLHLPQQPLLQREVWCVGTNGKRYQAQSSTEQTLLSPSEKPRRFGVYLDYEAGRLGFYNAETLAHVHTFSAAFLGERVFPFFRVLSKGTRIKLCP
- the TRIM41 gene encoding E3 ubiquitin-protein ligase TRIM41 isoform X3, coding for MAAVAMAPNPVQTLQEEAVCAICLDYFTDPVSIGCGHNFCRVCVTQLWGGEDEEDRDELDREEDEEDGEEEEVEAVGAGGGWDTPMRDEDYEGDMEEEVEEEEEGVFWTSGMGGSNWDNMDYVWEEEDEEEDLDYYLGDMEEDLRGEDEEDEEEVLEEDEEEELDPVTPLPPPPAPRRCFTCPQCRKSFPRRSFRPNLQLANMVQVIRQMHPTPGRGSRGSEQGICPKHQEALKLFCEVDEEAICVVCRESRSHKQHSVVPLEEVVQEYKAKLQGHVEPLRKHLEAVQKMKAKEERRVTELKVVSTIPFASSQSQMKSELAAVASEFGRLTRFLAEEQAGLERRLREMHEAQLGRAGAAASRLAEQAAQLSRLLAEAQERSQQGGLRLLQDIKETFNRCEEVQLQPPEVWSPDPCQPHSHDFLTDAIVRKMSRMFCQAARVDLTLDPDTAHPALMLSPDRRGVRLAERRQEVADHSKRFSADCCVLGAQGFRSGRHYWEPLLQREVWCVGTNGKRYQAQSSTEQTLLSPSEKPRRFGVYLDYEAGRLGFYNAETLAHVHTFSAAFLGERVFPFFRVLSKGTRIKLCP
- the RACK1 gene encoding receptor of activated protein C kinase 1 isoform X1; the encoded protein is MTEQMTLRGTLKGHNGWVTQIATTPQFPDMILSASRDKTIIMWKLTRDETNYGIPQRALRGHSHFVSDVVISSDGQFALSGSWDGTLRLWDLTTGTTTRRFVGHTKDVLSVAFSSDNRQIVSGSRDKTIKLWNTLGVCKYTVQDESHSEWVSCVRFSPNSSNPIIVSCGWDKLVKVWNLANCKLKTNHIGHTGYLNTVTVSPDGSLCASGGKDGQAMLWDLNEGKHLYTLDGGDIINALCFSPNRYWLCAATGPSIKIWDLEGKIIVDELKQEVISTSSKAEPPQCTSLAWSADGQTLFAGYTDNLVRVWQVTIGTR
- the RACK1 gene encoding receptor of activated protein C kinase 1 isoform X2, encoding MRLTMASHSVLFGVIPTLLVTWSSPQMASLPSQAPGMEPFVSGISQRKGTTTRRFVGHTKDVLSVAFSSDNRQIVSGSRDKTIKLWNTLGVCKYTVQDESHSEWVSCVRFSPNSSNPIIVSCGWDKLVKVWNLANCKLKTNHIGHTGYLNTVTVSPDGSLCASGGKDGQAMLWDLNEGKHLYTLDGGDIINALCFSPNRYWLCAATGPSIKIWDLEGKIIVDELKQEVISTSSKAEPPQCTSLAWSADGQTLFAGYTDNLVRVWQVTIGTR
- the TRIM41 gene encoding E3 ubiquitin-protein ligase TRIM41 isoform X5 codes for the protein MAAVAMAPNPVQTLQEEAVCAICLDYFTDPVSIGCGHNFCRVCVTQLWGGEDEEDRDELDREEDEEDGEEEEVEAVGAGGGWDTPMRDEDYEGDMEEEVEEEEEGVFWTSGMGGSNWDNMDYVWEEEDEEEDLDYYLGDMEEDLRGEDEEDEEEVLEEDEEEELDPVTPLPPPPAPRRCFTCPQCRKSFPRRSFRPNLQLANMVQVIRQMHPTPGRGSRGSEQGICPKHQEALKLFCEVDEEAICVVCRESRSHKQHSVVPLEEVVQEYKAKLQGHVEPLRKHLEAVQKMKAKEERRVTELKVVSTIPFASSQSQMKSELAAVASEFGRLTRFLAEEQAGLERRLREMHEAQLGRAGAAASRLAEQAAQLSRLLAEAQERSQQGGLRLLQDIKETFNRCEEVQLQPPEVWSPDPCQPHSHDFLTDAIVRKMSRMFCQAARVDLTLDPDTAHPALMLSPDRRGVRLAERRQEVADHSKRFSADCCVLGAQGFRSGRHYWEEPKEPSWPAARPSLTCNVCPTGLHGSLMRTAAWFSFPLSTQGSEF
- the TRIM41 gene encoding E3 ubiquitin-protein ligase TRIM41 isoform X2 gives rise to the protein MAAVAMAPNPVQTLQEEAVCAICLDYFTDPVSIGCGHNFCRVCVTQLWGGEDEEDRDELDREEDEEDGEEEEVEAVGAGGGWDTPMRDEDYEGDMEEEVEEEEEGVFWTSGMGGSNWDNMDYVWEEEDEEEDLDYYLGDMEEDLRGEDEEDEEEVLEEDEEEELDPVTPLPPPPAPRRCFTCPQCRKSFPRRSFRPNLQLANMVQVIRQMHPTPGRGSRGSEQGICPKHQEALKLFCEVDEEAICVVCRESRSHKQHSVVPLEEVVQEYKAKLQGHVEPLRKHLEAVQKMKAKEERRVTELKVVSTIPFASSQSQMKSELAAVASEFGRLTRFLAEEQAGLERRLREMHEAQLGRAGAAASRLAEQAAQLSRLLAEAQERSQQGGLRLLQDIKETFNRCEEVQLQPPEVWSPDPCQPHSHDFLTDAIVRKMSRMFCQAARVDLTLDPDTAHPALMLSPDRRGVRLAERRQEVADHSKRFSADCCVLGAQGFRSGRHYWEVEPLLQREVWCVGTNGKRYQAQSSTEQTLLSPSEKPRRFGVYLDYEAGRLGFYNAETLAHVHTFSAAFLGERVFPFFRVLSKGTRIKLCP